In Babylonia areolata isolate BAREFJ2019XMU chromosome 10, ASM4173473v1, whole genome shotgun sequence, the following proteins share a genomic window:
- the LOC143286502 gene encoding uncharacterized protein LOC143286502, translating into MASGFMSSVVHRLFHGGKGRDRNPRQDPTTTAARGKRHAQDDLTSSSSPTTPPPASSSSSSSPSSFVGRQHEESMAKYQEARPNAERSGKKRDQTKGKSALFSSLRKKTRPLSCVAARPDSPPTLLTEAADPQRSPGEPKTPSKKSNKGGKEDEERKSGSKQRREKKPRRPLSCIVQPPSPRLLPSVDDSPQSPRDTARGAASHQREGSAHMAIRVQPRPRPASCFVEVPRDRSPPPYCRRPTQGGSPQVPEPVDQFVPFQVGSPKRAPPSYLEAANRSPKPAPLSQQPLSLDERSPRAPLPYQMESSQQPVTSCAENPRSPRYPGQLQKPLPSSSENSQQSVPYSQQSLRQSTPVMDNNSSRPPDRFGMCGDANCFLNPCPYRPPAQPQSYGGYSYDLKTYFPPAPSARRYARPQSACFLCDPQPCCVEARRACRPRSQCYFPDCDFTWSGPNPAPNPDHQLQPTTLNYSPGVDRVLQADGPVSRPQLPSDPPVETGKSDSTTSPGEYSPRPPPRPAKRTLAPRPKSTCLLSTESEGSPMSSPAPSPRPRRFPLKKYRSADCLDRVDELESLELSPPPAKPLSYFTTTTTTDNPQQKTTTSNTNSSINKHDEIFTSAEMLEKLGQPRSSRKQPRPVSCFAGSSSGGTADESGYLSNATLGGSGSGWLGGLSISTGDILEMLDGEDLNADDEMSFERASSFRKAWSVCSLLRQDTIQDRSFTVMRRRRQKMKDRRLTNQRSSSTETDDGVVDMEKGGGASTSTSSLLGGGESATVAGIPLDGKSNASVPGSRGVVLRMHSAHMKAWQIRLRRKQMMKKKWRSAEKLGSRIETLV; encoded by the coding sequence ATGGCTTCAGGCTTCATGTCTTCCGTGGTTCATCGTCTGTTCCACGGCGGTAAAGGCAGAGACAGGAACCCACGCCAAGACCCCACCACCACGGCTGCGAGAGGCAAGAGACACGCACAAGACGATCTAACGTCATCTTCATCCCCTACAACACCACCcccagcttcatcatcatcatcatcatcaccatcatcgtttgTCGGGCGACAGCATGAGGAGAGCATGGCGAAGTATCAGGAAGCCAGACCCAATGCAGAGCGCTCCGGAAAGAAGAGAGATCAGACCAAGGGAAAGTCCGCGCTGTTCTCCAGCCTCCGCAAGAAGACCCGACCCTTGTCCTGTGTGGCCGCCAGGCCAGACTCCCCACCAACGCTCCTGACAGAGGCAGCAGACCCCCAGAGGAGTCCCGGGGAACCCAAGACGCCCAGCAAGAAGAGCAACAAGGGCGGCaaagaggacgaggagaggaAGTCTGGATCAAAGCAGCGCAGAGAGAAGAAACCTCGTCGGCCGCTGTCATGCATCGTCCAGCCACCCTCGCCAAGACTGCTGCCGTCAGTGGACGACTCCCCACAGTCACCCCGGGATACTGCTAGGGGAGCCGCCTCGCACCAGAGGGAGGGTTCAGCGCATATGGCGATCAGGGTCCAGCCCAGGCCTCGGCCAGCTTCATGCTTTGTGGAGGTCCCAAGAGATcgctccccacccccttactGCAGGAGACCAACGCAGGGAGGTTCGCCTCAAGTCCCCGAGCCAGTCGACCAGTTCGTCCCCTTTCAGGTTGGAAGCCCCAAGCGCGCCCCTCCGTCTTATTTGGAAGCTGCCAATCGATCTCCCAAACCCGCACCCCTGTCCCAGCAACCCCTTTCTCTTGATGAGAGAAGCCCCAGAGCACCTCTCCCTTATCAGATGGAATCTTCCCAGCAGCCTGTCACGAGCTGTGCAGAAAACCCTCGTTCGCCTCGCTATCCCGGACAGCTCCAGAAACCATTGCCATCGAGCTCAGAAAATAGCCAGCAGTCTGTGCCCTACTCTCAGCAGTCTCTAAGGCAGTCCACTCCAGTCatggacaacaacagcagcagacccCCAGACCGTTTCGGAATGTGCGGGGACGCCAACTGTTTCCTGAACCCATGCCCCTACCGGCCGCCGGCCCAGCCCCAATCCTACGGCGGCTACAGCTACGATCTGAAGACCTACTTCCCGCCAGCACCTTCTGCGCGGCGTTACGCTCGTCCACAGTCAGCGTGCTTCCTCTGCGACCCTCAGCCCTGCTGCGTAGAGGCCAGGAGAGCCTGCAGACCCAGGTCCCAGTGCTACTTCCCTGACTGTGACTTCACTTGGTCCGGCCCAAACCCAGCCCCTAACCCCGATCATCAGCTCCAGCCGACGACGCTCAACTATTCACCGGGGGTCGATCGAGTTCTTCAGGCAGACGGACCAGTGTCCAGACCTCAGCTTCCTTCTGATCCGCCAGTGGAGACAGGGAAGTCCGACTCCACGACATCTCCTGGTGAATACAGTCCTCGTCCGCCTCCGCGTCCGGCGAAAAGAACTCTGGCTCCCAGACCCAAGTCCACGTGCCTCCTGTCCACAGAATCCGAGGGGTCTCCCATGTCATCTCCAGCGCCTTCTCCTCGACCTCGACGCTTCCCGTTGAAGAAGTACCGCTCAGCGGACTGCCTGGACCGTGTGGACGAGTTGGAAAGCCTGGAACTCAGTCCACCCCCGGCCAAACCGTTATCATacttcaccactaccaccaccacagacaaccCTCAGCAGAAAACGAcaaccagcaacaccaacagcagcatcaacaaacaCGACGAGATCTTCACCTCCGCCGAGATGCTGGAGAAACTGGGTCAGCCTCGTTCTAGCAGAAAGCAACCCCGCCCCGTGTCCTGCTTCGCGGGAAGCAGCAGCGGCGGCACCGCTGACGAGTCCGGCTACCTGAGCAACGCCACCTTGGGGGGGTCGGGGTCGGGTTGGCTAGGAGGCCTGTCCATCTCCACGGGAGACATCCTGGAGATGCTGGATGGCGAGGACCTTAACGCCGACGACGAGATGAGCTTCGAGCGGGCCAGCAGCTTCCGCAAGGCGTGGTCCGTGTGCAGCCTGCTGCGTCAGGACACCATCCAGGACCGCTCCTTCACCGTCATGCGGCGACGGCGTCAGAAGATGAAGGACCGCCGCCTTACCAACCAGCGATCCTCCTCCACCGAGACGGACGATGGGGTGGTGGAtatggagaagggagggggagccTCCACTTCCACCTCATCCCTGCTGGGCGGTGGAGAGAGCGCCACTGTCGCCGGCATTCCGTTGGACGGGAAGTCCAACGCAAGTGTGCCCGGGTCACGTGGCGTTGTCCTGCGCATGCACAGCGCGCACATGAAGGCGTGGCAGATCCGGCTCCGCCGGAagcagatgatgaagaagaaatggCGGAGTGCTGAGAAACTGGGCTCCCGTATTGAAACCCTCGTGTAG